One part of the Thermodesulfobacterium commune DSM 2178 genome encodes these proteins:
- a CDS encoding calcium-translocating P-type ATPase, PMCA-type, with protein sequence MEFYQKTAEEILEVLNTGPTGLSEREATQRLAIYGKNVLEKKKKRSPLNLFLSQFKDFLVFILVGAALISGFLGEWIDAVTITVILLINSLIGFIQAYRAEKAMEALSKMLSLYAVVIRDGKIKKIPAEELVPGDIVLIEAGEVIPADLRLLEAYQLKVDESLLTGESVPVSKQVEPISGEKLPVSEQKNMVFKGTFVTNGRGKGVVVATGMNTELGKIAKMVQQEDTKTPLQKRLTDFGKKLGVAILFICLLIFILGVLRDEEPLRMILTSVALAVAAVPEALPAVVTITLALGAKKMVALNALVRNLPAVETLGSVTFICTDKTGTLTQNKMTVREVFSFEKQTNYLFLCMALNNDIRLTEEGNPTGDPTEIALYEYAKENHFEKVELQKKFPRVFEIPFDPKRKAMTTVHKKENGYIVFTKGSLETILEKSAFILLEDKIVPLTEEIKKEISDKALEFAKKGMRVLAFSYKEIPEFFETETMESKLIFLGFCGMIDPPRKEVKEAIALCKSAGIKVVMITGDHPVTAWAIAKDLSIVEKDDPLDSALITGKELEEMSLEDFEKRVEKIKVYARTSPEQKLKIVKALQDKGQFVAMTGDGVNDAPALKKADIGVAMGSGTEVAKEASDLILLDDNFATITQAVKEGRRIYDNIRKFVKYTMTSNSGEIWTVALAPFLGLPLPLLPVHILWINLITDGLPGIALSGEREEKDIMQRPPRHPKESLFAHGLGIHIVWVGWLMGIVCLFIQGLAIKYNLHWQTMVFSVLCLSQLGHALAIRSEKESIFKIGLFSNKPLFYTIVFSVVLQLGIIYCPLFNKLFHTQPLSLRELIITFAASSIVFIAVEIEKLIKRRYKGISTKFKA encoded by the coding sequence ATGGAGTTTTATCAAAAAACCGCAGAAGAGATTTTAGAAGTTTTAAACACCGGTCCAACAGGTCTTTCAGAAAGAGAGGCTACCCAAAGGCTTGCGATTTATGGAAAAAACGTTTTGGAAAAGAAAAAGAAAAGATCTCCTTTAAATTTATTTTTGAGTCAGTTTAAAGATTTTCTTGTTTTTATCCTTGTTGGAGCTGCCCTTATTTCTGGTTTTTTAGGAGAGTGGATTGATGCGGTTACTATAACCGTCATTCTTTTAATAAACAGTCTTATTGGGTTTATACAGGCCTACAGAGCAGAAAAGGCAATGGAAGCCCTTTCAAAGATGCTTTCTCTTTATGCAGTAGTTATAAGAGACGGGAAGATTAAAAAAATCCCGGCTGAGGAACTTGTTCCAGGGGATATAGTTTTGATCGAGGCAGGAGAGGTTATCCCAGCAGACTTAAGGCTTTTAGAGGCCTATCAACTTAAGGTTGACGAATCTTTACTTACCGGTGAATCTGTTCCTGTTTCAAAACAGGTTGAACCAATTTCAGGAGAAAAATTGCCTGTATCTGAACAGAAAAACATGGTTTTTAAAGGAACTTTTGTCACCAACGGAAGGGGAAAGGGAGTGGTAGTTGCCACAGGAATGAATACTGAGCTTGGAAAAATTGCAAAAATGGTCCAACAGGAAGACACTAAGACCCCGCTTCAGAAAAGGCTTACTGATTTTGGAAAAAAACTTGGTGTAGCCATTCTTTTTATTTGTTTGCTTATTTTTATTCTTGGGGTTTTAAGGGATGAAGAACCCTTAAGGATGATTCTTACCTCGGTTGCTTTGGCTGTGGCTGCTGTTCCTGAGGCCTTGCCAGCAGTGGTGACCATCACCCTTGCTCTTGGTGCCAAAAAAATGGTTGCTCTAAATGCTCTTGTAAGAAATTTGCCTGCAGTAGAAACCTTAGGTTCGGTAACCTTTATCTGTACAGATAAAACCGGCACTTTAACCCAAAATAAAATGACAGTAAGAGAGGTTTTTTCGTTTGAAAAACAGACCAACTATCTTTTTTTATGTATGGCTTTAAATAACGATATCAGGCTTACAGAGGAAGGTAACCCTACCGGAGACCCTACAGAGATTGCCCTTTATGAATATGCGAAAGAGAACCATTTTGAAAAAGTCGAGCTTCAGAAAAAATTCCCTCGTGTGTTTGAAATTCCGTTTGACCCAAAAAGAAAGGCTATGACCACGGTTCATAAAAAAGAAAATGGATATATTGTTTTTACCAAAGGCAGTTTAGAAACCATCCTTGAAAAGTCAGCTTTTATTCTGCTTGAGGACAAGATAGTTCCTCTTACAGAAGAAATAAAGAAAGAGATCTCTGACAAGGCTTTAGAGTTTGCTAAAAAAGGTATGAGAGTGTTAGCCTTTTCATATAAGGAAATCCCTGAGTTTTTTGAAACCGAAACTATGGAAAGCAAGCTTATTTTTCTTGGATTTTGTGGAATGATTGATCCACCGAGAAAGGAAGTAAAGGAGGCTATAGCTCTCTGTAAGTCTGCAGGAATAAAGGTGGTGATGATCACAGGAGACCACCCTGTAACTGCCTGGGCTATCGCTAAGGACCTTTCAATCGTTGAAAAAGATGATCCTTTAGATAGTGCGCTGATTACAGGGAAAGAATTAGAGGAGATGTCTTTAGAAGATTTTGAAAAAAGGGTAGAGAAGATAAAGGTTTATGCAAGGACTTCTCCTGAACAAAAGTTAAAGATTGTAAAGGCATTGCAGGACAAAGGGCAGTTTGTGGCCATGACAGGAGATGGAGTAAACGATGCCCCAGCCTTGAAAAAGGCAGACATAGGGGTTGCCATGGGAAGTGGCACAGAAGTAGCTAAAGAGGCAAGTGATTTGATACTTCTTGATGATAACTTTGCCACCATTACCCAAGCGGTAAAAGAGGGAAGAAGGATCTATGATAACATAAGAAAGTTTGTAAAATACACCATGACCAGCAACTCTGGAGAAATCTGGACAGTAGCCTTAGCTCCCTTTTTAGGTCTTCCTTTACCTCTTTTACCGGTTCATATACTTTGGATAAACCTGATTACAGATGGCCTTCCAGGGATCGCTTTATCAGGAGAAAGAGAGGAAAAAGACATAATGCAAAGACCTCCCAGGCATCCTAAAGAAAGCCTTTTTGCCCATGGACTTGGAATCCATATTGTTTGGGTGGGATGGTTGATGGGAATAGTTTGTCTTTTCATTCAGGGGTTAGCCATAAAATACAACCTTCACTGGCAAACCATGGTGTTTTCTGTCTTGTGCTTAAGTCAGTTGGGACATGCTCTTGCGATAAGGTCTGAAAAGGAGTCTATTTTTAAGATAGGGTTGTTTTCTAATAAGCCGCTTTTTTATACCATAGTTTTTAGCGTGGTTTTACAACTAGGTATCATCTACTGTCCGCTCTTTAATAAACTTTTCCACACCCAACCCCTGTCCTTAAGAGAGTTAATCATTACCTTTGCAGCATCATCTATAGTGTTTATAGCTGTAGAAATAGAAAAGCTTATAAAAAGGCGATATAAAGGGATCAGTACCAAATTTAAGGCTTAA
- a CDS encoding CGGC domain-containing protein — MKNIVLVKCKMISEQNLCPGDAKCFVALSRKEGEFARYQEEGAHIVGIVDCGGCEGNKNRVICSLLLLKIQLNALNEKVDAVHVGTCIMKFCKRKDDLIAAIKEKAGVEVVEGTHPYAPPSIFGS; from the coding sequence ATGAAAAACATCGTTTTAGTAAAATGTAAGATGATCTCTGAACAAAACCTGTGTCCAGGGGATGCCAAATGTTTTGTAGCTTTAAGTAGAAAAGAAGGAGAGTTTGCAAGATATCAAGAGGAGGGTGCTCATATTGTAGGTATCGTAGACTGTGGAGGTTGTGAAGGAAACAAAAATAGGGTAATCTGTAGCTTATTGCTCTTAAAAATTCAATTAAACGCCCTCAACGAAAAGGTAGACGCTGTACATGTAGGCACCTGTATCATGAAGTTCTGCAAAAGAAAAGACGACCTAATTGCTGCCATCAAAGAAAAAGCCGGAGTAGAGGTGGTAGAAGGCACCCATCCTTATGCACCACCAAGCATCTTTGGAAGTTAA
- the eno gene encoding phosphopyruvate hydratase, with product MGKIATIRAREILDSRGNPTLEVEVWLDSGFYGRAAVPSGASTGKYEALELRDGEKERFFGKGVQKAVFNVNEIIAPQLEGLDSGRQTEIDKLLCELDGTENKSNLGANAILGVSLACARATAEELGMPLFAYIGGIRARTLPVPFMNVINGGVHADNPLDFQEFMIAPWGAKSFAEALRMGAEVYHALKSILKQEGLSTSIGDEGGFAPQIRLPEEALEYLIKAIEKAGYTPGEDVALAMDVAASELYQDGVYFLKGIDKKLSTEEMVEYYERLVNNYPIISIEDPLSEEDPEGFKLITQRIGNKVQIVGDDIFVTNPKKIKWGIENKMANAVLIKLNQIGTLTETIEAVELAYKHKWNCMISHRSGETEDTFIADLAVALNTGLIKTGAPARGERVAKFNQLLRIEEYLGDASIFAGKQILSNL from the coding sequence ATGGGTAAAATAGCAACCATAAGAGCAAGAGAAATTCTTGATTCCAGAGGTAATCCCACTTTAGAGGTAGAAGTATGGTTAGACAGTGGTTTTTATGGAAGGGCTGCCGTTCCCTCTGGGGCTTCTACGGGAAAGTATGAAGCTCTTGAGCTTAGAGATGGAGAGAAAGAAAGATTTTTTGGGAAAGGTGTGCAAAAGGCGGTTTTCAACGTAAACGAAATCATCGCCCCTCAGTTAGAAGGATTAGACTCAGGAAGGCAAACAGAAATAGACAAACTGCTTTGTGAACTTGATGGAACAGAAAACAAATCTAACTTAGGGGCTAACGCTATCTTAGGGGTTTCTTTAGCCTGTGCCAGGGCTACTGCAGAGGAATTAGGAATGCCTCTTTTTGCTTATATCGGAGGGATAAGAGCCCGCACCTTACCTGTACCTTTTATGAACGTCATAAACGGAGGGGTTCATGCAGACAACCCGTTAGATTTTCAGGAGTTCATGATAGCTCCCTGGGGAGCAAAATCCTTTGCCGAAGCTTTAAGGATGGGCGCTGAGGTTTACCATGCCTTAAAAAGTATCCTTAAACAGGAAGGTTTAAGCACCTCCATCGGAGATGAAGGAGGTTTTGCCCCTCAGATAAGACTCCCTGAAGAAGCATTGGAATATCTCATAAAAGCTATAGAAAAAGCCGGGTATACCCCAGGAGAAGATGTAGCCTTAGCGATGGATGTGGCTGCCTCTGAGCTTTATCAAGACGGGGTTTACTTCCTAAAAGGTATCGACAAAAAACTGTCTACAGAAGAAATGGTAGAATATTATGAAAGATTGGTAAACAACTATCCTATCATATCGATCGAAGATCCTTTATCTGAAGAAGACCCAGAAGGATTTAAATTAATTACCCAAAGAATAGGGAATAAAGTTCAAATAGTAGGAGACGACATCTTTGTGACCAACCCTAAAAAGATAAAATGGGGTATAGAAAACAAGATGGCTAACGCGGTTCTTATAAAACTTAATCAGATAGGAACCCTTACAGAAACCATAGAGGCAGTTGAACTTGCCTACAAACATAAATGGAATTGTATGATATCTCACAGGTCAGGAGAAACAGAAGATACCTTTATCGCAGACCTTGCGGTAGCTCTTAACACCGGTCTTATTAAGACTGGTGCTCCTGCCAGAGGAGAAAGAGTGGCAAAGTTTAACCAGCTTTTAAGGATCGAAGAATACTTAGGGGATGCTTCAATCTTTGCAGGAAAACAAATTTTATCTAATCTGTAA
- the trpD gene encoding anthranilate phosphoribosyltransferase, whose amino-acid sequence MTLKEGIIKLKQNQHLTQEEAYHIFKSLATDDFSPEEVELFLELLRQKGETWQEITGAALAYREVMTKLPFNPPEGAILVDTCGTGGDAKNSFNFSTAVAIALSSVEGVYVAKHGNRSVSSQSGSADLLEASGIPLDLSPEASAQALTDLKFTFLFAPLYHPAFKKVIPIRQKLGRTIFNLLGPLLNPASPTHQLMGVYSYVMTEKIAYVLDALKVKRALVVFGEEGFDEVTITGSTKISELRDERITTYFLDPEDLGFERCENLEELQVKSPQHSLEILEKLFKNQLEGPVKDMFLLNLGAALYLCEKAIDIRSGVEKAKELVRSGQIWDKWQEIKNYYRNLKN is encoded by the coding sequence ATGACCCTTAAAGAAGGGATTATAAAACTTAAACAAAATCAACATCTTACCCAAGAAGAGGCTTATCATATCTTTAAATCGTTAGCTACAGACGACTTCTCTCCCGAAGAGGTAGAACTTTTTTTAGAACTCTTAAGACAAAAGGGAGAAACCTGGCAAGAGATTACCGGAGCGGCTTTAGCTTATAGAGAAGTGATGACTAAACTTCCGTTTAATCCCCCTGAAGGAGCCATTTTGGTAGACACCTGTGGAACAGGAGGGGATGCTAAAAATAGTTTTAACTTTTCTACGGCTGTAGCCATCGCCCTTTCCTCGGTAGAGGGAGTGTATGTAGCCAAGCATGGGAACCGCTCTGTTTCCAGTCAATCAGGAAGTGCTGACCTTCTTGAGGCCTCAGGGATTCCCCTTGACCTATCCCCTGAAGCCTCAGCCCAAGCTTTAACAGACCTGAAATTTACTTTCCTGTTTGCTCCCTTATACCACCCAGCCTTTAAAAAAGTCATCCCCATCCGCCAAAAACTTGGTAGAACCATCTTTAACCTTTTAGGACCGCTCTTAAACCCTGCCTCTCCCACCCATCAGCTGATGGGGGTTTACAGTTACGTGATGACCGAAAAAATAGCTTATGTGCTTGACGCCTTAAAGGTAAAACGAGCACTTGTGGTCTTTGGAGAAGAAGGGTTTGACGAGGTTACCATCACCGGTTCAACCAAGATTTCAGAACTAAGAGACGAAAGGATTACCACCTACTTTTTAGACCCCGAAGATCTGGGTTTTGAAAGATGTGAGAACTTAGAAGAATTACAGGTTAAAAGTCCACAACATAGCCTTGAAATATTAGAAAAACTCTTTAAAAATCAGCTTGAAGGTCCTGTAAAAGACATGTTTCTTTTAAATTTAGGGGCAGCACTTTATCTTTGTGAAAAAGCAATAGACATAAGATCAGGTGTAGAAAAGGCCAAAGAACTTGTAAGGTCTGGGCAAATCTGGGATAAGTGGCAGGAAATAAAAAACTATTATAGAAATCTGAAAAACTAA
- a CDS encoding TldD/PmbA family protein: MDIEALIKFVDKDPGLEFWIEKEKGKSLEKKEGKIFLEEEYRDESLTVRYLNPNGRAGLSYTTSLDETNVELAVNKAKVLSDKGMPASFPEEVPSKVFSPKVSIPDEDFKAFLEELEETALSFDRIKKVEKIKLSWGKHKIALLRKGILLVWEEPFYTFLISVIAGNREKEASSYEWYEGRRLDKKEIKQRVKEACVRGSLLSQSHKGVNLKIPVLFPPFMAVDLLEVLEFSFLGEEVIKGRSFLKDKLGDKFFSENLTLIDDGLTEGLIESRPFDDEGAPQTTKTLLERGVIKGYLFDTYWKKQAENLGLGHFTSGNARRNDFKSSPKVSSTNLYLKGGPYTKEELLRFSSEVFEVLELLGSHTADPISGEFSVGVSGVYYKNGEPVKVLSEMALSGNIFEMFKKVVAVGQDLRFYGSVGSPSLLIDKMDLGG, encoded by the coding sequence ATGGATATAGAGGCCCTTATAAAATTTGTTGATAAGGATCCCGGTCTTGAGTTTTGGATAGAAAAAGAAAAAGGTAAATCCTTAGAAAAAAAAGAGGGAAAAATCTTCTTAGAAGAGGAATACCGAGACGAAAGCCTTACGGTTAGATATTTAAATCCAAACGGAAGAGCTGGGCTTTCTTATACCACCTCTTTAGATGAAACTAACGTTGAGCTTGCGGTAAATAAAGCCAAAGTCCTTTCAGACAAAGGAATGCCTGCTTCTTTTCCAGAAGAGGTTCCTTCTAAGGTGTTTTCTCCTAAAGTTTCGATCCCAGATGAGGACTTTAAAGCCTTTTTAGAGGAGCTTGAAGAAACAGCCTTAAGCTTTGACCGAATCAAAAAAGTAGAAAAAATCAAACTTTCCTGGGGGAAACATAAAATCGCCCTTTTAAGAAAAGGGATTTTACTTGTCTGGGAAGAACCTTTTTATACTTTTTTAATTTCAGTAATAGCAGGGAATAGAGAAAAAGAAGCCTCTTCTTATGAATGGTATGAAGGAAGGAGGTTAGACAAGAAAGAAATAAAACAAAGGGTAAAAGAGGCCTGTGTTCGAGGTTCACTCTTAAGTCAAAGCCACAAGGGAGTTAACCTAAAAATTCCGGTGCTTTTCCCCCCTTTTATGGCTGTAGACCTGTTAGAGGTCTTGGAGTTCTCCTTTTTAGGAGAAGAAGTTATAAAAGGCAGATCTTTTCTAAAAGATAAGTTAGGAGATAAGTTCTTTTCTGAAAACCTTACCCTGATAGATGACGGGTTAACCGAAGGGCTTATCGAAAGCCGACCTTTTGACGACGAAGGTGCCCCACAAACCACAAAAACCCTTTTAGAAAGGGGAGTAATAAAAGGTTATCTTTTTGATACCTACTGGAAAAAACAGGCTGAAAATCTTGGATTGGGGCACTTTACCTCAGGAAATGCACGAAGGAATGATTTTAAAAGTAGTCCTAAAGTAAGTTCAACCAACCTTTACTTGAAAGGAGGACCTTATACTAAAGAAGAGCTACTTAGATTTTCTTCTGAGGTATTTGAGGTGTTAGAACTTTTGGGAAGTCATACAGCAGACCCCATCTCTGGTGAGTTTTCGGTAGGGGTTTCTGGGGTTTATTATAAAAACGGAGAGCCGGTTAAGGTTTTAAGTGAGATGGCTCTTTCAGGAAACATTTTTGAGATGTTTAAAAAAGTGGTGGCTGTAGGCCAAGACCTTCGTTTTTATGGAAGTGTGGGTAGTCCAAGCCTTCTGATAGATAAGATGGATTTAGGAGGATAA
- the rfaE1 gene encoding D-glycero-beta-D-manno-heptose-7-phosphate kinase has product MKREQIFNKKFIKHLEKRLEKVKVIVVGDLILDCYFLGEVNRISPEAPVPVFDLSSTYYTLGGAANVAANLRGLKVQVELMGVVGKDDKGETLKELAVKQGIGIQGIVEDPKRPTTVKTRIIAQSQQLLRVDFEKRDPLDQETMEVLKATYQKVLPETDAVILSDYAKGVLKEENFCKELIEEARKAGKAVLVDPKSINWEKYQKATTITPNLKEFKETALKENLSTNDLEQSGRALIQKFGLDFLVITLGKDGVFLVQPEKGGLHLPAQAKEVYDVSGAGDTMISSLTAFYAAGVPLEKALELANIAAGIVVGKVGTKPVYWEEIKAFLDKKH; this is encoded by the coding sequence ATGAAAAGAGAACAAATCTTTAACAAAAAGTTTATAAAACACTTGGAAAAGAGGCTTGAAAAGGTTAAGGTTATCGTGGTAGGGGACCTGATCTTAGACTGTTACTTTTTAGGTGAAGTAAACCGTATCTCTCCGGAAGCCCCGGTACCTGTTTTCGACCTGAGTTCTACTTATTATACCTTAGGAGGTGCAGCTAACGTTGCTGCTAACTTAAGAGGACTTAAAGTTCAGGTAGAGCTGATGGGGGTAGTAGGAAAGGACGATAAGGGAGAAACCTTAAAAGAGTTAGCTGTAAAACAAGGGATAGGAATTCAAGGGATAGTTGAAGACCCTAAAAGACCTACCACTGTTAAAACGAGAATTATAGCCCAGTCGCAACAGCTTCTAAGGGTCGATTTTGAAAAAAGAGACCCTTTAGACCAGGAAACTATGGAAGTTTTAAAAGCTACCTATCAAAAGGTTTTACCAGAGACAGATGCGGTGATCCTCTCAGATTATGCCAAAGGTGTTCTAAAGGAAGAAAATTTTTGTAAGGAGCTGATAGAAGAAGCCAGAAAAGCAGGTAAAGCGGTTTTGGTTGACCCAAAGAGTATCAACTGGGAGAAATACCAAAAGGCCACAACTATCACTCCTAACCTTAAGGAATTTAAAGAAACAGCCCTTAAAGAAAACCTTTCTACAAACGACTTGGAACAATCTGGGAGGGCCTTGATACAAAAGTTTGGGTTAGACTTTTTGGTGATCACCTTAGGTAAAGATGGGGTATTTCTGGTACAGCCAGAAAAGGGTGGGCTCCATCTTCCTGCCCAGGCTAAAGAAGTTTATGATGTGTCTGGGGCAGGAGATACGATGATTTCCTCTTTAACCGCTTTTTATGCCGCAGGAGTCCCGTTAGAAAAAGCCTTAGAACTGGCTAACATAGCCGCAGGCATCGTAGTAGGTAAAGTAGGGACAAAACCTGTTTACTGGGAAGAAATTAAAGCTTTCTTGGACAAAAAACATTAG
- the recA gene encoding recombinase RecA has product MDVLEKKKAVEAAISQIEKMFGKGSIMRLGEGAKKIEVSVIPTGSLSLDIATGIGGIPRGRITEIYGAEASGKTTLALHMVAEAQKQGGVAAFIDAEHALDLNYAQKLGVNIEDLLVSQPDTGEQALEIAEVLARSGAVDIIVIDSVAALVPKAEIEGEMEDQQVGLQARLMSKAMRKLTSAISKSNTAVVFINQTRMKIGTFSYGGPPETTPGGMALKFFASLRLEIKKIASIKEGQEPLGHRVKVKVVKNKLAPPFKEVEFDIYFGEGISKEAELVDLGVEMEVIEKSGSWFSYQGERLGQGKENVRKLLKENKQLALEIENKIREKAGLPLIKTPSEKSTEKPQKGKQG; this is encoded by the coding sequence ATGGATGTTTTAGAAAAGAAAAAAGCCGTAGAGGCTGCTATTTCTCAAATAGAAAAGATGTTTGGTAAAGGTTCTATCATGAGACTCGGAGAGGGGGCTAAAAAAATAGAAGTTTCTGTAATTCCTACCGGGTCCCTCAGTCTTGATATTGCTACAGGTATAGGAGGCATCCCCAGAGGAAGGATAACAGAGATCTACGGGGCTGAGGCTTCAGGTAAAACTACCTTAGCCCTTCACATGGTAGCTGAGGCTCAAAAACAGGGGGGAGTAGCTGCTTTTATCGACGCTGAGCATGCCTTAGACCTAAACTACGCCCAAAAATTAGGAGTTAACATCGAAGACCTTCTTGTGTCCCAACCAGACACAGGAGAGCAAGCCTTAGAGATAGCAGAGGTATTAGCAAGAAGTGGGGCGGTAGATATCATAGTGATAGACTCAGTTGCAGCCCTTGTACCTAAGGCTGAGATAGAAGGCGAAATGGAGGACCAACAAGTGGGGCTGCAGGCTCGTCTTATGTCTAAAGCCATGAGAAAACTTACCTCTGCCATCTCTAAAAGCAACACCGCTGTAGTTTTTATTAACCAAACTAGAATGAAGATAGGGACTTTCAGCTACGGAGGTCCCCCAGAAACCACCCCTGGAGGTATGGCCCTTAAGTTTTTTGCTTCGTTAAGACTTGAGATAAAGAAAATCGCCTCCATAAAAGAAGGACAAGAACCATTAGGACACAGGGTAAAAGTAAAAGTGGTAAAAAACAAATTGGCCCCTCCTTTTAAAGAGGTGGAATTTGACATCTATTTTGGAGAAGGTATCTCTAAGGAGGCTGAGCTGGTTGACCTTGGGGTAGAGATGGAAGTAATCGAAAAAAGCGGTTCCTGGTTCTCTTATCAGGGAGAAAGACTTGGGCAAGGCAAAGAAAACGTAAGAAAACTACTTAAAGAAAACAAACAACTTGCCTTAGAGATAGAAAATAAAATAAGAGAAAAAGCAGGATTGCCTCTAATTAAAACCCCCTCTGAAAAATCTACCGAGAAACCTCAAAAGGGAAAACAAGGATAA
- the holB gene encoding DNA polymerase III subunit delta' — MNVITLDQILNQNPAVTLLKRALSTDRLSHAYLFTGPKGVGKETTAYAFVFHLFCQKDPLSPCGVCVACKKISKETHPDVLKISPEKKEIKIDQIREIINFLRYRPIEAKYKVILIQNAERMNLEAANALLKSLEEPPSYGIFILITENFTQLLPTVVSRSQVVRFHPLPKTTVYRVLTERYGFEKQVSQTLAEISQGSLGRALTIAEKGFLEELNSFVKAGFSNSPYLRFRVAERFASFNYQDLEVIFYLVLVWIWRSYLKRLIDYPYPEAFPEEIYPKEPYPAFSLIQETLQALDRYLNPELVFYRLFLKMFD; from the coding sequence ATGAATGTAATAACTTTGGATCAAATTTTAAATCAAAACCCTGCTGTGACCTTACTGAAAAGGGCTCTATCTACAGACCGTTTATCCCATGCCTATCTTTTTACCGGTCCTAAGGGAGTAGGAAAAGAAACTACAGCTTATGCCTTTGTTTTTCATCTTTTTTGTCAAAAAGACCCCCTTTCTCCCTGTGGAGTTTGTGTAGCCTGTAAGAAGATATCCAAGGAAACTCATCCTGATGTTTTGAAAATTAGTCCTGAAAAAAAAGAGATAAAAATAGACCAGATAAGGGAGATCATCAATTTTTTGAGATACCGTCCTATAGAGGCAAAGTATAAGGTGATTTTAATTCAGAATGCGGAAAGGATGAACCTTGAGGCAGCCAATGCTCTTCTAAAATCCTTAGAAGAACCTCCTTCTTATGGAATCTTTATTCTTATTACAGAAAATTTTACTCAGCTTTTACCGACGGTGGTTTCAAGGTCGCAAGTGGTCAGGTTTCATCCTTTACCCAAAACGACAGTTTATAGAGTTTTAACCGAACGGTATGGATTTGAAAAACAAGTTTCTCAGACATTAGCAGAGATTTCTCAAGGTAGCTTAGGAAGAGCGTTAACCATTGCAGAAAAAGGTTTTTTGGAAGAGCTTAACAGTTTTGTAAAGGCAGGGTTTTCTAACAGCCCATACCTAAGGTTTAGGGTAGCAGAAAGGTTTGCCAGCTTCAACTACCAAGATTTAGAAGTGATATTTTATTTGGTCTTAGTTTGGATATGGAGGTCTTATCTAAAAAGATTAATCGACTATCCTTATCCAGAAGCTTTTCCAGAAGAGATTTATCCTAAAGAGCCCTATCCAGCTTTTTCCTTAATTCAAGAAACCTTACAAGCCTTAGACCGATACCTTAACCCAGAACTGGTGTTCTACAGGTTGTTTTTAAAAATGTTTGATTAA
- a CDS encoding rubredoxin: protein MNNFEGCWVCSTSNCGYIYNPSKGDRKGKIPPGTPFEKLPEDWKCPICGASKKAFRPMEQLEEKP from the coding sequence ATGAACAACTTTGAAGGATGTTGGGTATGTTCTACTTCAAATTGTGGTTATATCTACAATCCCTCTAAAGGGGACCGAAAGGGTAAAATCCCTCCAGGTACACCTTTTGAGAAACTGCCTGAAGACTGGAAATGCCCAATCTGTGGAGCAAGCAAAAAAGCTTTTAGACCGATGGAACAATTAGAAGAAAAACCTTAA